Proteins encoded within one genomic window of Sulfurovum sp. XGS-02:
- a CDS encoding LapA family protein, whose translation MNIKIISVIVLIVFVVLFVFQNISIVEVHFLFWSLQISRALLIFCLLLIGIAIGWLLHAHFKGK comes from the coding sequence ATGAATATTAAAATTATTTCTGTCATTGTACTTATTGTGTTTGTTGTTTTGTTTGTTTTTCAAAATATTTCTATAGTAGAAGTTCATTTTTTATTTTGGTCTCTTCAAATATCCCGTGCCCTGCTTATTTTTTGTCTGCTTCTCATCGGTATCGCCATAGGTTGGCTTTTACATGCTCATTTTAAAGGCAAGTGA
- a CDS encoding DEAD/DEAH box helicase has translation MKYEQTTAIQNKVIPPALKSADILGASKSGTGKTAAYVLPLLNKLQKIVKHDQKVVRALIIVPTIELVDQVSRTINDLGKYLDIKNVKIQGGVHKSAQLERLSQGADIIVATPGRLLNFIEDKKINLDYINTVILDEADTMLELGFLGEIQGILKHCKQPKQTMMFSATISQNIKKLAKEFLRDPAIVEVSQRRDVVDFIAHRAYKVDKARKAELTATLIKDMHLDQVLLFASTKESANKIYEYLRSQNIRTSIIHGDLARGARAKSLALLKSGKTQVLVATDIAARGIDIKELSMVINYDMPEGTDDFTHRVGRTGRANHKGSVISILTTRDYDIFSKMERNLRLNIKRDIYPGFELTDKQPRQKQPKKKSLIERKGKFDFHKQKMQKKNAQKKSGQTKKKQTGRKK, from the coding sequence GTGAAATATGAACAAACCACTGCCATACAGAACAAAGTCATTCCTCCGGCACTTAAAAGTGCGGACATACTGGGTGCATCAAAGTCTGGAACGGGGAAAACTGCTGCCTATGTACTGCCGCTGCTTAATAAACTGCAAAAGATTGTAAAGCATGACCAGAAAGTGGTCAGGGCACTGATTATTGTGCCTACGATCGAGCTTGTAGATCAGGTTTCCCGTACTATCAATGATCTTGGCAAATATCTTGACATTAAAAATGTAAAGATTCAGGGAGGCGTGCATAAAAGTGCACAACTTGAAAGACTCTCTCAGGGTGCAGATATTATTGTCGCCACACCGGGAAGACTATTGAATTTCATAGAAGATAAAAAGATCAACCTTGATTACATTAATACGGTGATCCTGGATGAGGCAGATACTATGCTGGAGCTGGGATTTCTAGGTGAGATACAAGGTATACTCAAGCATTGTAAGCAACCAAAACAAACGATGATGTTCTCTGCAACCATTTCACAAAATATCAAAAAACTTGCAAAAGAGTTTTTACGTGATCCCGCGATAGTAGAAGTAAGCCAGCGAAGAGATGTAGTAGATTTCATTGCGCACAGAGCCTATAAAGTAGATAAAGCAAGAAAAGCGGAATTGACCGCTACACTCATCAAAGATATGCACCTGGACCAAGTCCTGCTATTTGCCAGTACAAAAGAGTCTGCCAATAAGATATATGAATACCTTAGAAGCCAAAATATACGTACCTCCATCATACACGGTGATCTTGCAAGAGGTGCCAGAGCAAAATCTCTGGCCCTTTTGAAAAGCGGGAAAACGCAGGTGTTGGTTGCCACGGATATTGCGGCAAGAGGTATAGACATTAAAGAGCTCTCTATGGTCATTAACTATGATATGCCGGAGGGTACAGATGATTTTACGCATCGTGTAGGAAGAACCGGTAGAGCAAACCATAAAGGCTCGGTTATCTCTATTCTGACCACAAGAGACTATGATATTTTCTCCAAAATGGAGAGGAATTTACGTCTCAACATCAAAAGAGATATCTATCCCGGTTTTGAACTGACGGACAAACAGCCGAGACAGAAACAGCCGAAGAAAAAGTCACTGATCGAGAGAAAAGGAAAATTTGACTTTCATAAACAAAAAATGCAGAAGAAAAATGCTCAAAAAAAGAGCGGTCAAACAAAAAAGAAGCAAACAGGACGAAAAAAATAA
- a CDS encoding phospholipase D-like domain-containing protein produces the protein MHKRIEAFKNVFKEELPIDVTPLQFISTYFLVILAGIFVFSALSHILYQKRSPTSMISWMLSIFFLPYIVVPLYFLIGIRKREGKNKKEYVKFDHACEHPPYELDDPYHAFQNLLQKNGMPPATRGNSFELITNSTEAYERMLKEIGLAKQSIDICTYVFQFDTMTQTMLDLLTQKAKEGIKVRLLMDLVGSLGASFNQKGFKALKEAGGEVAFFTPILKRPFQNYINLRNHRKIYLFDQTTLLSGGMNLSNAYMGKADGTKRWEDLLYCLNGPSVHHFYHIFQNDWIYATKGEEHIDLKVEELCEGESRVQVVPSGPDISSDALYEALLNAIYNAKKRIWIVTPYFVPDENMIQALVIAHHKGIDIKLITPKNSDHLLADMGRSPYMRELDEIGADVVLYEGEMLHAKAILFDNVGGMVGSVNFDNRSLFLNYEVVTFVYSPEFIKSIEGWMNGLIEHSSRGMEKPSKLREAFENVMKVFAPLL, from the coding sequence ATCCATAAAAGGATCGAGGCTTTCAAAAACGTATTCAAAGAGGAGTTACCCATCGACGTTACACCTTTACAGTTTATCAGTACTTACTTTCTGGTCATCCTTGCCGGTATTTTTGTTTTCTCTGCACTCAGTCACATTCTTTATCAAAAACGCTCTCCCACCAGTATGATCTCATGGATGTTATCTATATTCTTTTTACCTTATATCGTTGTACCACTCTATTTTCTTATCGGTATACGAAAGCGTGAAGGAAAAAATAAAAAAGAGTATGTAAAATTTGATCATGCCTGCGAACATCCCCCTTATGAACTAGATGATCCTTATCATGCTTTTCAAAACCTTTTGCAGAAGAACGGTATGCCGCCTGCGACAAGAGGAAATAGTTTTGAGCTTATTACCAATAGTACAGAAGCGTATGAACGTATGCTCAAAGAGATCGGTCTGGCAAAACAGAGTATCGATATCTGTACCTATGTATTTCAGTTTGACACAATGACCCAAACGATGTTGGATCTGCTCACACAAAAAGCCAAAGAGGGCATTAAAGTACGATTACTTATGGATCTTGTTGGCTCTCTGGGGGCAAGCTTCAATCAAAAAGGGTTTAAAGCATTAAAAGAAGCAGGTGGTGAAGTAGCATTTTTTACCCCGATCTTGAAAAGACCGTTTCAAAACTATATCAATCTTCGAAATCATCGCAAAATTTATCTCTTTGACCAGACAACACTGCTCAGCGGCGGTATGAATCTTAGTAATGCATATATGGGAAAAGCGGATGGCACCAAACGCTGGGAAGATCTACTTTACTGTTTAAATGGTCCTTCTGTTCACCATTTTTACCATATTTTTCAGAATGATTGGATCTATGCGACAAAAGGAGAAGAACATATCGATCTGAAGGTAGAAGAGTTATGTGAAGGTGAGAGTAGGGTGCAAGTGGTTCCCTCCGGTCCGGATATCTCCAGTGATGCACTTTATGAGGCACTTTTGAATGCCATCTATAATGCGAAGAAACGTATCTGGATCGTTACCCCTTATTTTGTACCGGATGAAAATATGATACAGGCATTGGTCATAGCACATCATAAAGGGATTGATATTAAGTTGATCACGCCTAAAAATTCTGACCACCTCCTGGCAGATATGGGAAGAAGCCCATATATGCGTGAACTCGATGAAATAGGTGCGGACGTTGTTTTATATGAAGGAGAAATGCTCCATGCCAAAGCCATACTTTTTGATAATGTCGGTGGTATGGTAGGATCGGTTAATTTCGACAATCGCAGTCTTTTTCTCAATTATGAAGTGGTCACATTTGTCTACTCTCCGGAATTCATAAAGAGTATTGAAGGCTGGATGAACGGATTGATAGAGCATTCAAGCAGAGGCATGGAAAAGCCGTCCAAACTGCGTGAAGCCTTTGAAAATGTGATGAAAGTATTTGCCCCGCTACTCTAG
- a CDS encoding Hsp20/alpha crystallin family protein: MFSKKISLFLLPFMTLVSLQANDPVLNDPFGDDIFKEMYQMQKEMDKIFERMHERMNQRTKLWNYPTKQTFIPGNRIRTESLLEDKGTYYEYHTQIPENKNNQIDISISDGVLHLKATVETMKKSDDANMKMQQRYVSMIQRSETLPPDTDARSLKSEYKNGLLVLTLQKKQSLTEPEGNLKEEKKPQERSKKEDQKEKIENNATKIKVPHTSSQV, encoded by the coding sequence ATGTTCAGCAAAAAAATTTCATTGTTTCTTTTGCCTTTTATGACTTTGGTCTCACTACAGGCGAATGATCCTGTTCTTAATGATCCATTCGGAGATGATATCTTTAAAGAGATGTATCAGATGCAAAAGGAGATGGATAAGATCTTTGAACGTATGCATGAACGTATGAACCAACGCACAAAACTATGGAATTACCCTACCAAACAAACATTCATACCGGGCAATCGTATAAGAACAGAGAGTTTATTGGAAGACAAAGGTACCTATTATGAGTACCATACACAAATACCTGAAAATAAAAACAATCAGATAGATATCTCTATCAGTGACGGTGTTTTGCATTTAAAGGCAACGGTGGAGACCATGAAGAAGAGTGACGATGCAAATATGAAAATGCAACAGCGTTATGTAAGTATGATACAACGTAGTGAAACATTACCCCCAGATACAGATGCCAGAAGCTTAAAGAGCGAATATAAAAACGGTTTGCTTGTTTTAACGCTTCAAAAAAAACAGAGTCTTACAGAGCCTGAAGGAAATTTAAAAGAGGAGAAAAAACCTCAAGAGAGATCAAAAAAAGAAGATCAAAAAGAGAAAATTGAAAACAATGCTACGAAGATCAAAGTACCGCATACAAGTTCACAGGTCTGA
- a CDS encoding DUF819 domain-containing protein, whose translation MIEDGFIYVVLLVLTSSAIVYTEKKSRHKLFEYLPSIVILYFVVMLFSTFGLWQKSESVTSAYTFLKSNLLPAMIFLMLLSADMREIFKLGKKMLLTFFLASVSIAIGFICTFSLFHTYFEPGSWKAFAALSGSWMGGTGNMVAIQGALNLPDSAMGYTLLIDSIDYAIWVMILLALVPFAITFNLWSKADTSIIDEVGEKLALNEKYKRPMSFFSLFILLASSLLISSLAQSMATYLPTTSFLTETTWVVIIATFSGILFAMTPLAKLSGSSQIGSIILYLIVALIASRANFSELTEAPLYIIAGFVIIAIHASIMILFAKLFRLDLFSLGVASLANIGGVASAPILASAYSKALIPIGVLMAMMGYIIGTFGGLMVGKILKMIGG comes from the coding sequence ATGATCGAAGATGGATTTATTTACGTAGTTTTACTGGTACTGACAAGCTCTGCTATCGTTTATACCGAGAAGAAGAGCCGACATAAGCTCTTTGAGTATCTCCCCTCTATCGTTATACTCTACTTTGTCGTCATGCTTTTTTCCACCTTTGGCCTATGGCAAAAATCCGAGTCTGTGACGTCTGCATACACATTTCTAAAGTCCAACCTCCTTCCAGCCATGATCTTTTTGATGTTGCTCTCTGCCGACATGAGGGAGATCTTTAAACTGGGAAAGAAGATGTTACTCACTTTCTTTTTAGCCTCAGTAAGCATTGCCATCGGATTTATATGCACTTTTTCTCTTTTTCATACCTACTTTGAGCCTGGTTCATGGAAAGCTTTTGCTGCACTTTCAGGTTCATGGATGGGAGGCACGGGAAATATGGTTGCCATACAAGGTGCGTTGAACCTACCAGACTCGGCTATGGGGTACACACTGCTCATTGACTCTATTGACTACGCTATCTGGGTAATGATACTGCTTGCTCTAGTACCTTTTGCGATAACATTCAACCTATGGAGCAAGGCTGATACTTCGATCATAGATGAAGTAGGAGAAAAACTAGCTCTTAATGAAAAATATAAAAGACCTATGAGCTTCTTCTCTCTTTTTATCTTGCTTGCCAGTTCTCTGCTTATCTCTTCTCTTGCACAGTCTATGGCTACATACCTGCCCACGACCTCATTTCTGACAGAGACCACATGGGTGGTTATCATCGCTACATTCTCAGGTATACTCTTTGCTATGACACCATTGGCAAAGCTTTCTGGAAGCTCGCAGATTGGAAGTATCATTCTCTATCTGATCGTGGCACTCATCGCTTCGCGGGCCAACTTCTCAGAACTAACCGAAGCACCTCTTTATATCATTGCAGGGTTTGTCATCATCGCGATACATGCAAGTATCATGATACTCTTTGCCAAACTCTTCAGACTTGACCTTTTCTCTTTGGGCGTGGCTTCTTTGGCCAATATAGGCGGTGTAGCATCTGCCCCTATCTTGGCATCTGCCTACTCAAAAGCACTCATACCCATAGGTGTGCTTATGGCAATGATGGGATATATTATAGGAACATTCGGAGGACTTATGGTGGGAAAGATATTAAAGATGATAGGGGGATAA
- a CDS encoding dipeptide epimerase has protein sequence MKIKDIRISTLKAPLKNPFVTSLRRVEALEDLVVIVECDDGTIGYGEGAPTPVITGETMGSMVAAIEYIKPFIIGTDIEEFGIILNNIHTSILKNTTAKSALEIALYDLKAKSARQPLYQMLGGTKTSFKTDITISMGDIDKMVSDSLDAVDLGYDTLKIKIGDNPQKDVERIIAIHEALNENITLRLDANQGWTAQESVELLHALEKKDIIAEFIEQPVAADDIEGLRYIKERVQTPLLADESIFSVKDARRLLEMEAIDYVNIKLAKTAGITQALALAELSKTFSVKCMIGCMLEGPISVAAGVHVASAKADIITMLDLDAVSLLASHPVRTSILFDESEIRLSEEIGLGVFFE, from the coding sequence ATGAAGATAAAAGATATACGTATAAGCACACTAAAGGCCCCGCTCAAAAACCCTTTTGTTACCTCTTTACGCCGTGTAGAGGCACTTGAAGATCTGGTTGTCATCGTCGAATGTGATGATGGAACCATAGGCTATGGTGAAGGGGCTCCTACACCTGTCATTACAGGAGAGACCATGGGTTCTATGGTCGCTGCGATCGAGTATATCAAGCCCTTTATCATAGGGACTGATATCGAAGAGTTTGGTATTATATTAAATAATATACATACATCCATACTTAAAAACACTACGGCCAAATCTGCCCTTGAGATAGCACTTTATGATTTGAAAGCCAAGTCGGCCAGACAACCTCTCTATCAGATGCTTGGAGGGACAAAAACAAGTTTCAAAACGGATATTACGATCAGCATGGGAGACATTGACAAAATGGTCTCAGACAGTCTTGATGCTGTGGATCTCGGCTATGATACACTGAAGATAAAAATAGGTGACAATCCCCAAAAAGATGTTGAACGCATCATCGCTATACATGAGGCTCTGAATGAAAATATTACGCTAAGACTTGATGCGAACCAAGGCTGGACAGCACAAGAGAGTGTAGAGCTCTTACATGCTTTGGAAAAAAAGGACATTATCGCGGAGTTCATAGAGCAGCCCGTTGCAGCAGATGACATAGAAGGACTTCGTTACATCAAAGAGAGAGTTCAAACTCCCCTACTGGCAGATGAGTCCATATTTTCTGTGAAAGATGCAAGAAGATTGCTTGAAATGGAAGCTATAGACTATGTGAATATCAAACTGGCCAAGACAGCAGGTATTACACAAGCTTTAGCATTGGCAGAGCTCTCTAAAACATTTAGTGTCAAATGTATGATTGGATGTATGCTTGAAGGTCCTATCTCTGTAGCTGCAGGCGTACATGTGGCTTCTGCCAAGGCAGATATCATTACGATGCTTGATCTGGATGCCGTGAGTTTATTGGCCTCTCATCCTGTACGGACATCTATCCTATTTGATGAGAGTGAGATCAGACTTTCTGAAGAGATTGGATTGGGCGTATTCTTTGAGTAG
- a CDS encoding metal ABC transporter solute-binding protein, Zn/Mn family: MKKITLIFLLSTTYIFSNINAVVSILPEETFVKAIGGNKVNVALMVEPGNSPHTYEPKPSQMVEIAKAHLYFAIDVEFEHVWLPKFKNLNPEMQIIDLADNITKIKMQEAHEEDEHEEEMDAHHSEHKHEGKDPHIWTAPANVKVIAKNIYNALTKVDPENRDYYKKNLDIFLTAIDETDREITDILSPLKDGEKFMVFHPSWGYFAQAYHLQQIAVEVEGKEPKPKELIHLLREAKAEKVKAIFTQPEFSDTVAKIIAKELQIPVVKVTPLAGNWSENLINIAKSIAGKH, encoded by the coding sequence ATGAAAAAGATCACTCTAATATTTTTACTATCAACCACTTATATATTTTCTAATATCAATGCTGTGGTCAGCATCCTGCCTGAAGAGACATTTGTCAAAGCCATAGGTGGTAATAAGGTGAATGTAGCACTGATGGTGGAGCCTGGGAACTCGCCACACACATATGAGCCAAAACCTTCACAGATGGTAGAGATCGCAAAAGCGCATCTTTACTTTGCCATCGATGTGGAATTCGAACATGTTTGGCTGCCTAAATTTAAAAACCTGAACCCTGAGATGCAGATCATAGATCTTGCAGACAACATCACCAAAATAAAGATGCAAGAAGCACATGAAGAGGATGAGCATGAAGAAGAGATGGATGCACATCACAGTGAACACAAACATGAAGGTAAAGACCCACACATCTGGACAGCGCCTGCCAATGTAAAAGTCATTGCGAAAAACATCTATAACGCTTTAACTAAAGTAGATCCTGAAAACAGAGACTACTATAAAAAAAACCTTGATATTTTTTTAACAGCTATTGATGAGACAGATAGAGAGATCACAGATATACTTTCACCTTTAAAAGACGGCGAAAAGTTTATGGTATTTCACCCATCCTGGGGCTATTTTGCACAAGCCTATCATTTACAGCAAATAGCTGTGGAGGTAGAGGGTAAAGAACCCAAGCCCAAAGAGCTGATACACCTGCTCCGGGAAGCAAAAGCAGAGAAGGTCAAAGCGATCTTTACGCAACCGGAGTTTTCAGATACAGTAGCCAAGATCATTGCTAAAGAGTTACAGATACCTGTAGTCAAGGTAACCCCCCTGGCAGGAAACTGGTCTGAAAACCTCATAAATATCGCGAAGTCGATTGCAGGTAAGCACTAA
- a CDS encoding metal ABC transporter ATP-binding protein has protein sequence MSVIDIKDVSFAYDKQMILENINLSVEEKDFLAIIGPNGGGKSTLLKLILGILKPQKGSISVLGKVPSKSLTQIGYVPQNTNVNTDFPIKVIEVVMMGHVGGKRPLFGYGKDEVLCAMGALAQVGMENFAQTKIGALSGGQRQRVMIARALCAHPNILILDEPTSSIDITGQKEIYELIKHLNQSITVIVVSHDISVILEYANKAAHVNKSLSYHDISDKTKTFHTHGDEDHFCEVELLQMLGSENCDTCEPAPKWRTEK, from the coding sequence ATGTCGGTCATAGATATCAAGGACGTTTCATTTGCTTATGACAAGCAGATGATCCTGGAAAACATAAACCTGAGTGTAGAAGAGAAAGATTTCTTAGCTATCATTGGACCAAATGGCGGAGGCAAATCTACCCTGCTAAAACTTATTTTAGGTATCCTAAAACCCCAAAAAGGTTCTATCTCTGTCTTAGGTAAAGTACCTTCGAAGAGTCTTACACAGATAGGCTATGTGCCTCAAAACACAAATGTCAATACAGACTTTCCTATCAAGGTCATAGAAGTGGTCATGATGGGGCATGTTGGAGGAAAAAGACCTCTTTTTGGGTATGGTAAAGATGAAGTACTCTGTGCTATGGGTGCCTTGGCTCAAGTGGGTATGGAGAACTTTGCACAAACCAAGATAGGTGCACTCTCCGGCGGACAGCGTCAAAGAGTAATGATAGCCCGTGCCCTTTGTGCACACCCAAATATCCTTATACTGGATGAGCCGACATCAAGCATCGATATCACAGGACAGAAAGAGATCTATGAATTGATCAAACACTTGAACCAAAGTATTACGGTCATTGTAGTAAGTCATGATATTTCAGTGATCTTGGAGTATGCAAATAAAGCAGCACATGTCAATAAAAGCCTCTCCTATCACGACATTTCAGACAAAACAAAGACTTTCCATACCCATGGTGATGAGGACCATTTCTGTGAAGTAGAGCTGCTGCAGATGTTAGGCAGTGAAAACTGTGATACATGTGAACCTGCACCAAAGTGGAGAACAGAAAAATGA
- a CDS encoding metal ABC transporter permease: MIEALQFEFIQHALLAGLLVSFAAGIIGSLIVVNRMVFLAGGIAHTSYGGIGLAVYFGLPIFLGASFFAVGAALLIAGLTLKKRHRMDTFIGLIWAVGMAIGVIFVDLTPGYNVDLMSYLFGSILAVSSEDLYFMGTLLALILLIVTFWYRDILAVSYDSEYAGLRDVNVRFFYTLILILSALTVVIAIKVVGLILVIAMLTIPVYIAERLSSSLFSMMFLSGVIATLFTLLGLYFSYTYDLTSGASIIIVSAVSLGAFLLFHKGK, translated from the coding sequence ATGATAGAAGCACTCCAGTTTGAATTTATTCAGCATGCACTTTTAGCAGGATTGCTCGTAAGTTTTGCTGCGGGTATCATCGGGTCACTCATCGTAGTAAACCGTATGGTATTTTTGGCAGGAGGTATTGCACATACCTCTTATGGTGGTATCGGTCTTGCTGTATATTTCGGATTGCCTATTTTTCTGGGTGCATCCTTCTTTGCCGTAGGTGCTGCACTGCTTATAGCAGGACTCACACTGAAAAAACGTCACCGTATGGATACCTTTATAGGGCTTATCTGGGCGGTTGGTATGGCGATCGGTGTGATATTTGTTGACCTTACACCCGGGTATAATGTAGATCTCATGAGCTATCTTTTTGGCTCCATCCTGGCAGTAAGTTCTGAGGACCTTTATTTCATGGGCACATTACTGGCACTGATACTTTTGATCGTCACATTCTGGTACAGAGATATTTTAGCTGTTTCCTATGACAGTGAATATGCAGGTCTTCGTGATGTCAATGTCAGATTTTTCTACACACTCATACTGATACTCTCAGCGCTTACTGTAGTCATCGCTATTAAGGTGGTAGGACTCATCCTGGTCATCGCTATGCTTACCATCCCTGTATATATTGCAGAGAGGCTTTCAAGCTCTCTCTTTTCAATGATGTTCCTCTCTGGGGTCATTGCAACTCTCTTCACACTTTTGGGCTTGTACTTCTCATATACTTATGATTTGACTTCAGGTGCTTCTATTATCATCGTGTCTGCGGTTTCTTTGGGTGCTTTTTTACTTTTTCATAAAGGAAAATAA
- a CDS encoding bifunctional diguanylate cyclase/phosphodiesterase, which yields MIENLRESVSEMKFDIRIIVNNQETLNLKAYLDRQKAGSRMIKEIYVVKEDGTLLRTSDYLYEKEYFKEENAVHLRQLSIENISDIDSIRSDINVIDHDKVVHYIMYVKLDNQYIVKSVQQRIGVQIIYPLLFFIGIVIFYLLYIKRLIIKPIMIVDDFLRGIVQRIPKFYILEFNHLSQNLQNNLKELKELAYFDTLTKIYNRKAIEEILEKRINEVKRNKGSFAVAMIDLDHFKKVNDSYGHHIGDLLIKEVAEVLQSEIRITDDIGRLGGDEFLIIIDCMDRADISVRLQRIIQKLKEPFIIEGNHINIGMSIGAVMCPEDGNEMITLRRHVDMAMYQAKHEGRNRVVFFSKELGMKIESDIQLERDIRHALEHNEFRLNYQPIIEIKSGKVVAVEALIRWEHPEKGTIYPNEFIPFVEKGCCVKEIGVWVFDTACNQQREWLKRGIDINMSINLSVKHMHSSNFYDVMNAIIKKYDTDIKKISLEITEYTLMEYRETTMAVLNTMQHDGMTFRLDDFGTGYSSLTYLKDTPISSIKIDKSFIDAITPDKKPVHLLNAIINLSHAIDVTTIAEGVEEAYQVEYLREIGCDMIQGFYYSEALNSEAFESYYGSMGSV from the coding sequence ATGATTGAGAATTTACGCGAATCCGTCTCTGAAATGAAGTTTGATATCAGAATAATAGTCAATAATCAAGAAACCCTTAATCTTAAGGCGTATCTTGATAGGCAAAAAGCCGGATCGCGTATGATCAAGGAGATCTATGTGGTAAAAGAGGACGGAACGCTTTTACGTACATCAGATTATCTTTATGAAAAAGAGTATTTTAAAGAAGAGAATGCAGTCCATTTACGACAATTGTCTATAGAGAATATATCGGACATTGATTCAATACGTTCAGATATAAATGTTATTGATCATGATAAGGTAGTTCATTACATCATGTATGTTAAGCTGGACAATCAATATATTGTAAAGAGTGTTCAACAGCGTATTGGTGTACAGATCATTTATCCTTTGCTCTTTTTTATAGGGATCGTCATATTTTATTTGCTTTATATTAAAAGATTGATCATAAAACCGATCATGATTGTTGACGATTTTTTACGCGGTATAGTCCAGAGAATTCCAAAATTTTACATACTGGAGTTTAATCACCTTTCACAAAATTTACAGAATAACCTAAAAGAGTTAAAGGAACTAGCCTATTTTGATACTTTAACCAAGATATATAACCGAAAAGCCATTGAGGAGATTTTAGAAAAAAGGATCAATGAAGTTAAAAGAAACAAAGGATCCTTCGCTGTAGCCATGATTGATCTTGACCATTTTAAAAAAGTGAATGATAGTTATGGTCATCATATAGGTGATCTACTGATAAAAGAGGTAGCAGAAGTACTGCAATCTGAGATACGTATAACAGATGATATCGGAAGATTGGGCGGTGATGAGTTTTTAATCATCATTGATTGTATGGATAGAGCTGATATTTCTGTGAGACTTCAGCGGATCATTCAAAAATTAAAAGAGCCGTTCATTATAGAGGGAAATCATATCAATATCGGTATGAGTATCGGTGCCGTGATGTGTCCTGAAGATGGCAATGAGATGATAACTTTACGCAGGCATGTAGATATGGCAATGTATCAGGCAAAACATGAAGGCCGTAACAGGGTCGTCTTTTTTTCAAAAGAACTTGGCATGAAAATTGAATCAGATATACAACTTGAAAGAGATATCAGGCATGCACTTGAACATAATGAATTTCGTTTGAACTATCAGCCTATCATTGAGATCAAGAGTGGAAAAGTAGTCGCCGTAGAGGCCCTTATCCGTTGGGAACATCCGGAAAAAGGAACGATCTATCCGAATGAATTCATCCCCTTTGTTGAAAAAGGGTGTTGTGTAAAGGAGATAGGGGTATGGGTATTTGATACAGCCTGTAATCAGCAAAGAGAATGGTTGAAAAGAGGGATTGATATCAATATGTCTATCAATCTCTCCGTCAAACATATGCATTCATCCAATTTTTATGATGTGATGAATGCTATTATAAAGAAATATGATACGGATATAAAAAAGATAAGCTTAGAGATCACAGAATATACACTGATGGAGTACAGGGAGACTACCATGGCAGTATTGAATACAATGCAACATGACGGTATGACCTTTAGATTGGATGATTTTGGAACAGGGTATTCATCTTTAACTTATCTAAAAGATACACCAATTTCTTCGATAAAGATAGACAAAAGCTTTATAGATGCGATCACACCAGATAAAAAACCTGTTCATTTACTCAATGCGATCATCAATCTTTCTCATGCTATAGATGTGACTACAATAGCAGAAGGAGTGGAAGAAGCATACCAGGTAGAGTATCTCAGGGAAATAGGATGTGATATGATACAAGGATTCTATTATTCTGAAGCATTGAATAGTGAAGCATTTGAATCTTATTATGGTTCTATGGGATCCGTTTAA
- a CDS encoding thioredoxin family protein has product MKLIVAVFLLFFTTMTFAEEHMIKESPYKQVQQSMGNGKPYFLEVGSDSCRSCRIMGSMLYKITQEHPEYNIHFINVKKEREIASILKIMMIPTQIIYNKEGKEVYRHIGLLSDDELAQLFITYQF; this is encoded by the coding sequence ATGAAATTAATCGTTGCAGTTTTTTTACTCTTTTTTACAACAATGACTTTTGCTGAAGAGCATATGATCAAAGAAAGTCCATATAAGCAGGTACAGCAAAGTATGGGTAATGGAAAACCTTATTTCCTGGAAGTAGGTTCAGATAGCTGTCGTAGTTGCAGGATCATGGGCAGTATGCTTTATAAAATAACACAAGAACATCCTGAGTACAATATCCATTTTATCAATGTAAAAAAAGAGCGTGAAATTGCCTCTATACTTAAGATAATGATGATTCCAACTCAAATCATCTATAATAAAGAAGGTAAAGAGGTTTACAGGCATATTGGATTGTTAAGTGACGATGAACTGGCCCAATTATTTATTACGTATCAGTTTTAA